In the Mytilus galloprovincialis chromosome 10, xbMytGall1.hap1.1, whole genome shotgun sequence genome, one interval contains:
- the LOC143047686 gene encoding glutathione S-transferase alpha-4-like isoform X1, giving the protein MVAPLTRTFVLRVASTYNYQEQSQMVALLTSTDVIRAVSSEFYQERSQMYTEEYLTSKEQWEDLKKSGKLLYNQVPLLEIDGLELVQTGAIVRYLARKYNMYGSNDQEAVKVDMYYEGSRDFYAVFLAMVFTDENECLKKAKEVMVPKYFPVYEKILKSCTTKYLVGDSISIADLGLLECLLAVEEFLGMELVDSYPKLKEYYLKLKALDRISTFLKGPHRKKRNTEEYVAEVRKVLF; this is encoded by the exons ATGGTAGCTCCTCTGACGAGAACCTTCGTGTTAAGAGTTGCATCTACTTATAATTATCAGGAGCAGTCCCAAATGGTAGCTCTTCTGACCTCAACCGACGTGATAAGAGCTGTGTCTTCTGAATTTTATCAGGAGCGGTCCCAAATG TACACCGAGGAATATCTTACCAGCAAAGAACAATGGGAGGACTTAAAAAAGA GTGGTAAATTACTATACAATCAAGTACCTTTACTGGAGATAGATGGTTTAGAATTGGTACAGACTGGAGCTATTGTCAGATATCTAGCTAGGAAATACAACATGTATGGTTCAAACGATCAGGAGGCTGTCAA AGTAGACATGTACTATGAAGGATCTAGGGACTTCTATGCAGTTTTCTTAGCTATGGTCTTCACTGATGAAAACGAATGTCTGAAAAAAGCGAAAGAGGTTATGGTACCAAAATATTTTCctgtatatgaaaag ATTTTGAAAAGTTGCACTACAAAATACCTCGTTGGAGATTCTATAAGTATTGCTGATTTAGGGCTGCTTGAGTGCCTGTTGGCTGTAGAAGAATTCCTTGGAATGGAATTAGTAGATTCATACCCTAAACTGAAG GAATACTATCTAAAACTGAAAGCTTTAGACAGAATATCCACATTTTTGAAAGGACCACACAGAAAGAAGAGGAATACTGAAGAATATGTGGCCGaagtcagaaaagtcttattctGA